Proteins encoded in a region of the Populus nigra chromosome 3, ddPopNigr1.1, whole genome shotgun sequence genome:
- the LOC133688515 gene encoding 3,9-dihydroxypterocarpan 6A-monooxygenase has protein sequence MATIDMFYYLLFLLWFVTALLAHFFIKTFLRSRSQNNLPPSPPALPVIGHLHLIGSVLAKSFQTLAVRYGPLMQIRLGASTCVVASNAVVAKEIFKTQDINFSSRPEFGSSEYFIYRGSRFVTAQYGDYWRFMKKLCMTRLLSVPQLEKFTDILDEEKVKLVESVMGCAREGKLCDLSGEFTALTNNTICRMTMSTRCSGSNNDADQIKRLVKTCLQLAGKLSLGDVLGPFRIFDFSGNGKKLVGALQAYDRLAERIFKEHEEKANKGFKEGERKDLMDILLEIYNDPTAEIKLSKNDIKSFLLDLFFAGTDTSATAMQWAMGELINNPEAFKRLRDEINTVVGPNRLVKESDVPNLPYLKAVMRETLRLHPSAPLIIRECAEDCKVNGSVVKAKTRVLVNVYAVMRDPESWANPDEFMPERFLESSEEKIGEHQMEFKGQNFRFLPFGSGRRGCPGASLAMMVMHAAVGALVQCFDWKIKDGKEVDLTLGPGFAAEMAHPLVCYPIKHMNAY, from the exons ATGGCTACAATTGATATGTTCTATTACCTCCTCTTCCTTCTTTGGTTTGTCACTGCACTACTAGCACACTTCTTCATCAAAACATTCTTAAGATCCCGTAGTCAAAACAACCTCCCACCGAGCCCGCCAGCTCTACCTGTCATTGGCCACCTCCACCTAATTGGGTCGGTCCTTGCAAAATCTTTCCAAACCCTTGCCGTTCGCTATGGTCCACTCATGCAGATCCGTCTAGGGGCATCAACATGTGTTGTTGCTTCTAATGCTGTGGTGGCCAAAGAAATATTTAAGACCCAAGATATCAATTTTTCCTCTAGACCTGAATTTGGCTCCTCCGAATACTTCATTTATAGAGGATCAAGATTCGTCACTGCCCAATATGGTGATTATTGGCGGTTCAtgaaaaaactatgcatgacAAGGCTTCTTTCTGTCCCTCAACTTGAGAAATTCACCGACATCCTTGATGAAGAGAAGGTCAAGCTTGTCGAATCGGTGATGGGGTGTGCTAGGGAAGGGAAATTGTGTGATTTGAGTGGTGAGTTTACAGCCTTGACAAACAATACTATTTGTAGGATGACAATGAGCACACGATGCTCAGGCAGTAATAATGATGCTGATCAGATTAAGCGGTTGGTTAAGACATGTTTACAGCTTGCAGGAAAGTTAAGTTTAGGGGATGTTTTGGGTCCTTTCAGGATTTTTGACTTCTCTGGGAATGGGAAAAAACTAGTTGGTGCACTACAAGCCTATGATAGGTTAGCGGAGAGGATATTCAAGGAGCATGAAGAGAAGGCAAATAAAGGTTTCAAGGAAGGGGAGAGGAAGGATTTGATGGACATATTGTTGGAGATATATAATGATCCAACTGctgaaattaaattatctaaaaatgaCATCAAGTCCTTCTTGCTT GACTTATTCTTTGCCGGGACAGACACATCAGCAACAGCCATGCAATGGGCCATGGGAGAGCTCATCAACAATCCCGAGGCATTCAAGAGGCTTAGAGATGAGATCAACACAGTTGTTGGGCCTAATAGACTTGTTAAGGAATCAGATGTCCCAAACCTCCCTTACCTTAAAGCAGTCATGAGAGAAACACTAAGACTTCACCCTTCAGCACCTTTAATCATCAGAGAATGCGCTGAAGATTGCAAGGTCAACGGCTCTGTCGTTAAGGCCAAGACAAGAGTTCTTGTCAATGTCTATGCAGTCATGAGGGACCCGGAATCATGGGCTAATCCCGACGAATTCATGCCTGAAAGGTTTTTGGAGAGCTCCGAGGAGAAAATTGGCGAGCATCAAATGGAATTCAAGGGTCAAAATTTCCGTTTCCTTCCATTTGGGAGTGGAAGAAGAGGATGCCCTGGTGCATCCCTTGCTATGATGGTCATGCATGCTGCAGTAGGGGCCTTGGTTCAGTGCTTTGATTGGAAAATCAAGGATGGGAAGGAGGTGGATTTAACTTTAGGACCTGGCTTTGCAGCAGAAATGGCTCATCCACTCGTGTGCTACCCTATTAAGCACATGAACGCATATTAG
- the LOC133688967 gene encoding protein POLYCHOME-like, producing MPVSRDRLSSPVDIAALFAARRQSRILGVYQDQPELDMALFGSPRPNAATRTQTVGAGTIAVRGRGGLGTPRDQGGRTTLGRENIPPPGSARRGRGRGSNSVLPAWYPRTPLRDVTAVVRAIERRRERLGGSDDLEIRSPMPQVRMNHDSSEATPVAHLEHSNRIMSAKPTTAVKGCSSTIGKVPKILQHITNQASGDPDSLTPQKKLLNSIDTVEKVVMEELRKMKRTPSARKAEREKRVRTLMSMR from the exons ATGCCGGTATCAAGAGATAGATTGTCAAGCCCAGTAGACATAGCTGCACTCTTTGCTGCTCGAAGACAATCAAGGATTCTTGGTGTCTATCAAGACCAGCCAGAGCTTGACATGGCGCTGTTTGGTTCTCCTAGACCAAACGCAGCAACAAGAACTCAAACAGTGGGTGCGGGTACCATTGCTGTGCGTGGAAGAGGTGGTTTGGGCACTCCAAGGGACCAAGGTGGCCGGACTACATTGGGCAGAGAAAATATTCCTCCACCTGGGAGTGCCCGAAGAGGAAGGGGTCGTGGATCAAATAGTGTGTTACCTGCCTGGTACCCTAGGACTCCTCTTCGTGATGTCACTGCTGTTGTtagg GCCATCGAAAGGAGAAGGGAACGCTTGGGAGGAAGTGATGACCTAGAAATCAGGAGCCCAATGCCTCAAGTCCGAATGAATCATGACTCTTCTGAGGCAACACCAGTTGCTCATCTCGAGCACAGCAACAGGATTATGTCCGCAAAACCAACTACTGCAGTCAAGGGCTGTTCTTCTACCATTGGTAAAGTGCCGAAAATTTTGCAGCATATTACAAACCAAGCCTCTGGTGATCCAGACTCTCTAACACCCCAGAAGAAACTCCTTAACTCAATTGACACAGTTGAGAAAGTAGTGATGGAGGAGTTGCGAAAAATGAAGAGGACTCCTAGTGCTAGGAAGgctgagagagagaaaagagttCGAACTCTTATGTCAATGCGGTGA